One Qipengyuania aurantiaca genomic region harbors:
- the lepB gene encoding signal peptidase I, whose translation MNENPRLVQPDADADPDAVTAVDTSAEEQESWGDFAKFVLKLVLVVVIFRSFIFSPFTIPSESMLPGLRNGDYLVAAKWPYGYSRLSLPFEAPLIPGRIFADMPERGDVVIFKHPVDGTDYVKRAIGLPGDTVALRGGTVFLNGQPLEQRRGEYVDIPMSENTGCRSDGGTVVDESTCRYRQITETLPSGKSYPTIDFGPHPKDSFGPIVVPQGEIFVMGDNRDNSMDSRFPAVAGGGVGLVDADLLVARASMVLWSTDGSAEWLLPWTWFSAARWDRIGTGI comes from the coding sequence TGACCGCAGTCGACACGAGTGCCGAAGAGCAGGAAAGCTGGGGCGATTTCGCCAAGTTCGTGCTCAAGCTGGTGCTGGTGGTCGTGATCTTCCGCAGCTTCATATTCTCGCCCTTCACCATCCCGAGCGAGAGCATGCTGCCGGGCCTCAGGAACGGCGATTATCTCGTCGCGGCCAAGTGGCCCTATGGCTATTCGCGCCTGTCGCTGCCCTTCGAAGCGCCGCTCATCCCCGGCCGCATCTTCGCCGACATGCCAGAGCGCGGCGACGTGGTGATCTTCAAGCACCCGGTCGACGGCACCGATTACGTCAAGCGCGCCATTGGCCTTCCGGGCGACACCGTGGCCCTGCGTGGCGGCACCGTCTTCCTCAACGGCCAACCGCTGGAACAGCGCCGCGGGGAATATGTCGACATCCCGATGAGCGAGAACACCGGCTGCCGCAGCGATGGCGGGACGGTGGTGGACGAAAGCACTTGCCGCTATCGCCAGATCACCGAGACTCTGCCTTCGGGCAAGAGCTATCCGACCATCGACTTCGGCCCGCATCCCAAGGATAGTTTCGGCCCGATCGTCGTGCCGCAGGGCGAGATTTTCGTGATGGGCGACAATCGCGACAATTCGATGGACAGCCGTTTCCCCGCCGTGGCCGGTGGCGGCGTCGGACTGGTCGATGCCGACCTGCTGGTCGCGCGTGCCAGCATGGTTCTGTGGTCGACCGACGGCAGCGCCGAATGGCTGCTGCCATGGACCTGGTTCTCCGCCGCGCGATGGGACCGGATCGGAACCGGCATATGA
- the rnc gene encoding ribonuclease III codes for MSALDPETREWLEKTGFSVQDEALWQAALTHGSMGEKNDYERLEFLGDRVLGLSIAHWLYGESEAPEGKLAQRLNAIVSREMCATVARGIDLSEHMRISKQARADGGKDSDNILGDVMEALLGAQYLDNGFKAARTLIHVLWRPALESGAGESKHPKSALQEWAAGNRRKPPEYEVVERSGPDHAAKFTVKVSVHKVGEATATAGSKGEAEKAAAKEFMEKFG; via the coding sequence ATGAGCGCGCTCGATCCCGAGACACGCGAGTGGCTGGAAAAGACCGGCTTCTCCGTCCAGGACGAAGCGCTGTGGCAAGCCGCGCTCACCCATGGCAGCATGGGCGAGAAGAACGATTACGAACGGCTCGAATTCCTTGGTGACCGGGTGCTCGGCCTGTCGATCGCGCACTGGCTCTATGGCGAGAGCGAAGCGCCCGAGGGCAAGCTCGCCCAGCGTCTCAACGCCATCGTCAGCCGCGAAATGTGCGCCACCGTGGCGCGCGGGATCGACCTGTCGGAGCATATGCGCATTTCCAAGCAGGCGCGCGCCGATGGCGGCAAGGACAGCGACAACATCCTCGGCGACGTGATGGAGGCGCTGCTCGGCGCGCAATATCTCGACAACGGGTTCAAGGCGGCGCGCACTCTCATCCACGTACTCTGGCGCCCTGCGCTCGAAAGCGGTGCCGGCGAGAGCAAGCATCCCAAGAGCGCGCTGCAGGAATGGGCCGCGGGCAACCGCCGCAAGCCGCCCGAATACGAAGTGGTAGAGCGCTCGGGCCCCGATCACGCGGCCAAGTTCACCGTCAAGGTCAGCGTACACAAGGTCGGCGAGGCCACCGCCACCGCCGGGAGCAAGGGCGAGGCCGAAAAGGCCGCCGCCAAGGAATTCATGGAGAAGTTCGGATGA
- the era gene encoding GTPase Era, with the protein MTLRQAQDGSGTRCGLVAVIGAPNAGKSTLVNQLVGQKVAITSAKAQTTRARMLGIALHDDTQMVLVDTPGIFSPKRKLDRAMVSAAWDGTETADAVLLMVDPIKQRRHELDPLVEALAKRPERKILVLNKVDAAKKEPLLALAQELGEKVAFFEVYFVSALTGDGVPQLKEALAGMMPKGPWMYPEDQVSDASERLLATEITREQLYKQLHEELPYDSAVRPEKYIQRPDGSVEIHQQIVVMRDNQRAIVLGKGGSRIKAIGQAAREELSELLGQKVHLFLHVKTDERWSEDKEIFEELGLEWKG; encoded by the coding sequence ATGACCCTTCGACAGGCTCAGGACGGGTCGGGAACGCGGTGCGGCCTAGTTGCCGTCATCGGTGCCCCGAATGCGGGCAAATCAACGCTGGTGAACCAGCTTGTCGGCCAGAAGGTCGCGATCACCAGCGCCAAGGCGCAGACGACGCGCGCGCGAATGCTCGGCATCGCGCTGCATGACGATACTCAGATGGTGTTGGTCGACACGCCGGGTATCTTCTCGCCCAAGCGCAAGCTCGATCGCGCCATGGTCAGCGCAGCGTGGGACGGGACGGAAACCGCCGACGCCGTGCTGCTGATGGTCGACCCGATCAAGCAGCGCCGCCACGAACTCGACCCGCTGGTCGAAGCGCTTGCCAAGCGCCCGGAACGCAAGATCCTCGTCCTCAACAAAGTCGACGCGGCGAAGAAGGAGCCGCTGCTCGCACTGGCGCAGGAGCTGGGCGAGAAGGTCGCGTTTTTCGAAGTGTATTTCGTATCGGCGCTGACCGGCGATGGCGTGCCTCAACTGAAAGAGGCGCTCGCGGGAATGATGCCCAAAGGTCCGTGGATGTATCCCGAGGACCAGGTCTCCGACGCCAGCGAACGCCTGCTCGCCACTGAAATCACCCGCGAACAGCTCTACAAGCAGCTCCACGAGGAACTGCCCTACGACAGCGCGGTTCGGCCCGAGAAGTACATCCAGCGCCCGGACGGCAGTGTGGAAATTCACCAGCAGATCGTGGTCATGCGCGACAACCAGCGCGCCATCGTGCTCGGCAAGGGCGGCAGCCGGATCAAGGCCATCGGCCAGGCTGCGCGCGAGGAACTCTCCGAGCTGTTAGGCCAGAAGGTCCACCTCTTCCTCCACGTGAAGACCGATGAACGCTGGAGCGAGGATAAGGAGATCTTCGAGGAACTGGGCCTGGAGTGGAAGGGCTAG